One Drosophila teissieri strain GT53w chromosome X, Prin_Dtei_1.1, whole genome shotgun sequence genomic window, AAGATAGAAGAAAGGACTTTACCCGTTAAAAAAGACACGATCTTTGAATATTCTACTTAGTGATgctatttttgtattttgccaACCGTTCTTAATGTAAACCTCAATCCAAATTACTGGGCACTGGTGTTTATTGTAATCTCAGCCAGCCGTAAATTTCTCATCCCTTTGGCTAAAATGGATACCTCCACCGAGGTGATCCATCCCTCTTAAAGGATAATCCAGCTGTGTTTCGGTTTGTTCGGTTCCTTGGGAGATATCCTGGATGGAGGGTCTAGAGCTTTCGGAGTTTGCTGGCGACGACGACGGGATTATCACGCCGGATTTCGTTGGCGCCCATCTCGCGATAGTCGAAATTGCATTCATGGCGGTCACTGTAGCGGTGGACGGCGCAATAGGTGCCACCACAACGACAGGGAAAACCGCCGGTGAGACCGAGTTTCTTGCCGCACTTGTCGCAGCGCTTCTTGGTGGAATCCTGGGCCTGATCCCCATCCTGATCCTGGCTGGAACCGGCTGACGTGTCCTGATTGGGAACACCATCCTTGCCGTTCACCGCCTTCGAATCCTGCTCTTCCGCCGgcgcctgatcctgctgcttttgctgctgctgctgctgcacatccCCCCGGTGGTGCTgttcctgatcctgctgctccaggtGGTGGCTCTGCCCATGCAGCTGGATGGATCTTGGCGGCTGGAGGCCCGCATCACTGCCGCACCAGATGATGGTATGCGGTACGCCTGCGCTTCCCATTTTCCCTGGTTTTCCGAATCTCGCACCCAGGCTCCGAAATTGGCTCTATTGTAGcatattttcgaattttgCAGCTCTGACCTGCTAGATTACATACAGTTTTGGTCAAAagcaaaaatgattttttagTTTTGACTTTTGAAACCAAGTTTCAAACGATTTTCTGTACATTTACTTCGTTTGTGACTTTCAGTCCATTTGTATTTACAACGTTTAACGTTTGCTTGCAAATTGTTAGCTGAAAAAATTGGAATGttatattgaatattatatTGCATGTGCTAAAATCGATATTTGGCTATTTCTAGGCATTCCCATTGATGACATCGGACATGTGGCGCTTGTACCACTCACCCACTGGAGTGGACAGCACGCAGACAAAGGCCCGGAAACACCAGTCGACCACCGCCTGCGATCGCAATCCTCTAGAGCTCGTTTTCGCATTGCACCCGTTGATGGCGGGCAGTGCCTGCTCCACATTGAGGCGTCTCTCGCCCCCGAAGCTCTGGACGATGCGCTGCGCCTGGAATCCGGACTCATCCAGCCAGAGTTGCAGCCGCGACCAGAAGCAATGCAGATAGTGGCGCACATGGGGTGCATCCTCGTACTGCATCCTGTCCAGCTGCAGACGCTGGTCGGCACTCAGCTCCCTGCCGCACTGATCACGAGCTCGCAGAAGGGCCAGCGACTGGGAGGATCGCATGGGAACCGGAAGAGCAGGAGGCGTCActtccagcagcaggagcagcaggagcagcagcagcagctggaaatAGTTGATCCAATCTATATGTAGATGCAACTTTCGGTGGGCGGGAACACCAAATCCTTTAGGTAACTATGTAGTATTTATCTCTTTTATATTATAGTTTATTTCAGACACGAGTGTGACTTTTTTCTTCAAGTAACTACTAACTACTAAGTAACGCTTGTTTTGCATACAACAATGAACTGAATATTATAGTATGGTCGCAGATGCATGACCTATTTGAGTGGTTCCCTCGGCGTCCAATTGCAACCGGTTTGTTTGCCagtacagatacatatactcgtagtatGTACCTGCAAGTGGGCCATAAATCTCATTTACTCACCCTGAGCAACCAGATCCGCGATCTCCGCATCACTCCCATGGCGATCTCATCCGGAGCACTGGCAAAGCTGGACTAAGTTCTAAAAGGAAGGGAAAATTCCAGTGGGTCGTGGATCGTGGATCGTCGTTAACCCGATTGGTTGACCTACGACAACTTAAGCTATATATTCATGGAAAAACTGGATAAGTAAGTATATATCCGCAGATTTTCAACTATTTCAATGGCATGTTtagatttcattaaaaatattttattctaaTATTGAGTAAGTGTTTCATGTAGTAACGGAATGTAATGTAAGTCCAGATGAGCATTTTTCTGCACTTACTTGCCTGTTTGGCGATCGCATCTGTTttggaaaattcaaaattctcGGAGCACTTGGTAAATCGATATTGGCCATTTcgagttttgtttttgatgCGAAATTGGCAGTCACAGCTGCCGTTCGTCATCTGTTTTATGTTAGCACATAAGTCGCGGATATATATTGGCATTTACTcgtacatgtacatgtacatgtacTCATATAGATCACGATCAACCGCAGATCATGTGCATATGGAATGAAAGGAACGcagcaacattttcaatttcgtaaCATTCCACGCCCGCAATTAGCTTGTAAACAagttcatatattttttgtttttgctctttgCCTGCCACATCTCAACTCAACTCATCTCGTCTCGTCTCGATCGGATACTTCAGGTGTGGACCCAAGGAATCgcaatcggaatcgaaatccATGACCAGACCAAATCCGCATCCACATACCCACATCCACAGCAGCCAGAAAACATGGCGCATTCAAAAgcaaatcgaattgaattcGATTCGACAGGCAACCGCAACGAGAGCAATAAAATTGATTGCGTTTAAGTGTAGAAAAATCAAATGCGAAATTCGCCTAAATTCGCCAAAAGTATCCGGCGGTCGGTGGGTGGACTTCTGGGGGCTTTGAAAATGTCCATGCCGTGTAATTGGCATTGAGGTGAATGAAGTTTGGCATTCCCCTGATGGCCACCATCTGTATGGTGGTATGGTccagatatatgtacatatgtatgccaaATCATATCCAACGATGTGGACTAGCTTCACAGAGATTTTGGAAAATATTCGAAAATATTCCATATACGATCAGTTAAAGTTGATAGTTAAAGTTGATAGTTAAAGTTGATAGTTACCAGAGAACTGAAGCAAGCCACCGGCTCTATTTGCGCCAATAACAAACCCCCGGGCGTTTTGCCATATATATTATGGCAAAtgcttatatattattaaatattatttatacttaattaacactattctatttctatttttctagctggcattcaaagtgaaattataaaattataagtaagatagctgaaagtattacgttacattaaagggaaataatgaataatactaaatactaaataatactaagttctaaatactaaataatactaagtactGAATACTAGataatacttaatactaaataatactaaatacttaatactaaataataccaaaatatatgtgccctcctctgcgcttctcaaaagtcctacgtaagcaaacaactttttcgatgttttttttaaatactaattatgagtgagtggtgcagtgatatGTGATACGTGGCTGGAGAGGATACCAATAATGTGAATTCGACTggaggaactggaggaatgcctgagctagctattttccaggagctacGTGGCAAGAGCTTgaggaaaggggtgagtaCCTGTCTTGCAGTTCTCTGATAGTTACACTTCTGTatgccaaaaagtatgctacaaaatTGTTGCCGCTCTGAAGTTACCTACTTTGATAAGCAAAACGTTTTAGTTACCATCTTAAAACTcttatttcctttttctttgAACCCATCATATCATGCAGAAAACTTTATGGACTTACAAATTACTGTcatttaagatatttaaagCAAAAAGTACACACTCAAGCGTAAATTAACAAATAGGAAAACCCATTAATTGGCCACGCATCATTTTGCTGGCCTCGTGTTTGGGTTTCAAGAAAGCAATCCAACTGAAATCGAGTGCATTATGAGGTAAACAAACCATTTCCATTCATATATCTGAGCACACTATATAGTATCTATACCtctgtatatatctatatctacaTCTCCAATCAGCAGCTTTATCCTTCCATGGCGAAAACTTCACGCTTGCAGTGATCTCGTAGTACTTTATGTATAACAATATTCATTTCTATATTGTGTGGTTTATTCAGCGGCAAATTTGTCGCCTTCAGAAAATCCCCACCTTTCACCAccccatgccacgccccctagCGGCTACACCGcccctttttgtttgccaacgTGACAAAGTCGcgcaaaaattttaattgctattttttttcctGTCGCTCTCGTCGTCgcattgcatttttgcctaccttaaaattataagtaaaattaacaatttttaattgactCTGAAAATtagaggaggaggaaaagcgaaagagcTGCAACAATTACAAGAAAAGCGCGAAAAGCGCGAAAAATGGCATACATTTGGCTGCAGCCAGCAttttgatagaattttttagTGGGGCGTATGATTGAGGGTATTAAATGGGGTATAATGGTACCATTTcgtatttgaaatattataaaaaaatgcattataCTCATATTATAAGTACCGCATTTAAACTGAAATTCTCAGAAGAGACAACATTGCGtataattgatttttgcacacttgaacttgaaatatcactcatacgctTTAAAATCAATCATACGCAATGTTATCTGTTGTGTGCAGTATGCCATTTGTTCTACTTCCAACACAGTTTCTTATTAtccaaaatattatttgaatatatatttaattggtGCGTGAGATTTTCATCTCGATTAACTAGCAATTAGCTGCCACCTTGCacagcattttccattttctatttCCACGCAGGAAGTGCAGGTGCGAAAAGTCAACGGGCAAGACAAGCGTCAGTCTGGAGTGCACTCACCTGGCAACAAAATCATTAAGTTTCgcatatattgtatatatatatatattccgtggATCAGAACGGATGGGATATTCCGCGGTGGCAACTTTGTGACACGACATGGCCAACGTGGCCAATGTGGCCAATGGTGGCGCCAAATTCCCCATTGCCAGCGGAGCAGAGCAAAAACGCGTCAAAGCGCCAAtaaattgttgttttcgtttttttagttctatttatttaattttttttacgTATGGCATATGCACATTTTGCAAGCCATTTGCATGCATcgaattttattataatattttagtttggtctttggcttttttcctgtttgtttcttgtttttttgatttttgttttttggtttttttttcacatttgtgCTGCTTGATTTGCTTGgcattattttgcatttcattaaattaaagttgCTGCTGTCGGAAGGCAAAATGCGGAATGGTTGGCCAATTCGCGAGGCATTCGAGGCACGTGAGGCGTCTTCGTCATCGCTGCCATCCGGTGGGTGGTTGCGGGTTTTTGCGGGGCATCCTGCATCTTGCATCTTGCATCTTGCATCTCAAAtctgaaatatataaaatgtgaaatctgcaaactgcaatctgcaatctgCAATGCAAAATCTGAAATCCAACATGGGAAACAGCGAGGTGACGAAAGGGACGGCGAAGGCAGTGGCCAATTTGCAGTTTGTCGAATTCATTAAGTTGCTTTTGCTGGCACTTGCTCGACGCATGATCAAAACATGCCGAATGCAAACAGcaactaaaataataatattaattcggcaggggaaaaaaacaaacgccCTTTTCGCCGCACAGACATACGAGtacaattaaatatgcaaatcggGCACATTACTCACTATTATCCAAGAAGTTTCCTTTTATTTAGATAACTATGCTGTAAACTTTGAAATTAACATCTTTAGGGGTTCAATTCAAACTGGGAATGTTGAAATATGCAGGCAATATAAGTCTAATTTGGTTTTGTATCTCTGTGAGCTGTATTCCAttaataattgcatttattcGAATGTATTTCCACACGttgtgctgtgtgctgtgtggtttgtgatttgtgatttgtgtttgtgtattttggATATATCCGGAATTTATTCCGGCTACGGGGGACATTGCTCGATACTTCCGTGGGCGTATAAATCAAGTGCGGAACGTGGGGCGCAGTCAAGTGATTTAAGCCCACCCCCCAGCAGACAGACACGCAACCTGAGGGTGATGTCCACCTCCGCCTCCATGTCCATCTGCCATCTCCGATCTCGCCCAGAAACTCTGAGTTGAGTCCCGGCGGAGATCGTTCATCATCCGCTGATGGGGCGGCATTCTTGGCGCAACTCCAGAGCGCTGTCAGAGATGCACAAATCCACCATCCATGCCATGTGAATCGGATCCGTGTGTGCCGA contains:
- the LOC122623955 gene encoding zinc finger A20 and AN1 domain-containing stress-associated protein 2, producing MGSAGVPHTIIWCGSDAGLQPPRSIQLHGQSHHLEQQDQEQHHRGDVQQQQQQKQQDQAPAEEQDSKAVNGKDGVPNQDTSAGSSQDQDGDQAQDSTKKRCDKCGKKLGLTGGFPCRCGGTYCAVHRYSDRHECNFDYREMGANEIRRDNPVVVASKLRKL
- the LOC122623954 gene encoding uncharacterized protein LOC122623954 produces the protein MGVMRRSRIWLLRLLLLLLLLLLLEVTPPALPVPMRSSQSLALLRARDQCGRELSADQRLQLDRMQYEDAPHVRHYLHCFWSRLQLWLDESGFQAQRIVQSFGGERRLNVEQALPAINGCNAKTSSRGLRSQAVVDWCFRAFVCVLSTPVGEWYKRHMSDVINGNA